TCTTGGTCTTCGTCGCGAGTTCGACGTGCACCTCGAAGCCGAGGACCGGCTCGAACCGCTCGATCGCCTCGTCGAAGTCCATGAGTGCGTCCTTGGCCATCAGATGACACCTTCCTCTGCGGCGGACTGCTGTGCGGCGTCCAGGTCGGGGATCCGGGAGATCAGGGGTGCGCCCCACTGCTGCTCGAGCAGACGCTCGAGGGCGGCGCCCACCCGGTAGAGCCGGGCGTCCTCGCGCTGCGGGGCCATCAGCTGCACACCGGTCGGCAGCGAGTCCTCGGGCGCGAGGCCGTTCGGGATGCTCATGCCGGGCACGCCCGCCAGGTTCGCCGGGATCGTGGTGAGGTCGTTGAGGTACATCGCGAGCGGGTCGTCGATGCGCTCACCGATCTTGAACGCGGTGGTCGGCGCCGACGGGCTGATGAGCAGGTCGACCTGGTCGAACGCGGCCGCGAAGTCGCGCTGGACGAGCGTGCGGACCTTCTGCGCGCTGCCGTAGTAGGCGTCGTAGTACCCGGCGCTCAGGGCGTACGTGCCGAGGATGATGCGGCGCTTCACCTCGGGACCGAAGCCCGCCTCGCGCGTGGCCGCCATGACGTCCTCGACCGTGGCACCGCCCTCGGGCGTGACGCGGAGGCCGAAGCGCACCGAGTCGAACTTCGCCAGGTTCGACGAGGCCTCGGCCGGGAGGATCAGGTAGTAGGCGCTGATCGCGTAGGCGAACGACGGGGCGTCGATCTCGACGACGACCGCACCGGCCGACTCGAGCAGGGCGACGGTCTCCTGGAAGCGCTGCGTGACGCCGGCCTGGAAGCCCTCGCCACCCGCGAGCTCCTTGACGACGCCGATGCGGACGCCCGCGAGCGAGTCCGCCTGCAGGCCGTCGCGTGCGGCGGCCGCGAACGACGGCCACTCCTGCCGCAGGGACGTGGAGTCCTTCGGGTCGTGCCCGCCGATGACGTCGTGCAGGAGCGCCGCGTCGAGGACGGTGCGGGACACCGGGCCGATCTGGTCGAGGCTCGACGCCAACGCGATCGCGCCGTAGCGGCTGACGCCACCGTAGGTCGGCTTCACGCCGACGGTGCCGGTCACGGCACCGGGCTGGCGGATCGACCCACCGGTGTCGGAGCCGAGGGCGATCGGGGCCTCGTGCGCGGCCACCGCGGCGGCCGAGCCACCACCGGAACCACCGGGGATGCGGTCGAGGTCCCACGGGTTGCGGGTCGGGCCGTACGCCGAGAACTCGGTCGACGAGCCCATCGCGAACTCGTCCATGTTGGTCTTGCCGAGCGGCACCAGGCCGGCACGGCGCAGCTTCGCGACCGGGGTGGCGTCGTACGGCGGCACCCAGCCCTCGAGGATCTTCGAGCCGGAGGTGGTCGGCATGTCCTGCGTGCACAGGACGTCCTTCACCGCGATCGGCACACCGGCGAGCGGGCCGAGGTCGTCACCGGCGGCGCGGCGGGAGTCGATCGACTTGGCCGCGGCGATGGCGTTCTGGTTGACGTGCAGGAACGCGTGCACGTCCCCGTCGACGGCGGCGATGCGGTCGAGGTGCGCCTGGGTCGCCTCGACGCTCGAGACGTCGCGGGCCACGAGGGCGTCGGCGAGCGCAGCGGCGCTCAGGGTGGTGATGTCGTCGGTCACTGTCGTCGCCTACTGTTCTTCGCCGAGGATCGCGGTCACGCGGAAGCGCTCGCCGTCCGAGTCGGGGGCACCCGAGAGGGCCTGCTCCTGGGTCAGCGTCTCGCCGACCTCGTCGGGGCGGGACACGTTCTCGAGCGGGACCGGGTGGCTCGTCGCGGGGACGTCCGGGGTCGCGACCTCGGTGACCTTCGCGACGCTGTCGACGATGAGTGACAGCTCCTCGGTCATCTTCTCGATCTCGTCGGGCGTGAGTGCGATACGTGCGAGGTTCGCCAGGTAGGCGACCTGCTCGCTCGTGATGTCAGGCATGGTGCTCCGTCGATCGGTTCGTGGAATGCGCACCACTCTACCGAGCGTGCCGACGAGGGCGGGACCGGGCCGTCACCCGCGGGTGCCGCGGCCTCGCCGCGCGCCGTCACCGACCGCTCCCACCGCCTCCACCCGCGGGTGCCGCAGCCCCGCCGGGGGCCGTCGCGCCGGGTCCGGCCTGGCCGGACCCACCCTGGCCGGACCCGCCCTGGCCGGACCCGCCCTGCCCGGCCGCCGGCTGCCCAGCCGTCGCCTGCCCCGCGGCACCCTGCCCCGCGCCTCCCTGGCCGACCGCGCCCTGCCCTGCGGCACCCTGCGCGGCGGCGTCCCGCCCGGCGGGCGCCGGGGTCTGCGCGCCCTGCTGCGCACCGGTCGACGGCGCCGGGCTCGCCTTCGGCGCCGAGCCGATGAGCGCCTGGTCGGGTGCCGGCAGCGCACCACCGCTGTACGTGCCGTCCAGGTAGGTCATGAGCTGCTTGCCGATGCCGAACTTCGCGCTGTAGCCGGTCGTGCCCTGCAGGAACGGCCACTGGGCCAACCGGACGTGTCCCTGCACGTTGCCGACCCAGGTGGCGTTCGTGTACTTCGTCGTCGAGGCGATGAGCCAGTTCTGCTCGTCGCCGTCGGTGGTGCCGGTCTTGGCGAACTTGGGCACGGCGTCGCCCGGGTTCGCGGTCGCCGCCGTGCCCCGGCCGGACAGGACCCCCTGCAGGGCGAAGTCGACGGTGCCGGCGACCTCGGCACTGACGCCCCGCGTGCACGTGGACGGCGTGGGTCGGATGGTGCCGCCCTCGGCCGTGGTCACGCGGTCGATGGTGGTCGGGGTGCAGACGACGCCGCCGTTCGCGAACCCCGCGTACGCCTCGGCCAGGTCGATCGGCGAGAGCGGGTTCGTCCCGAGCACCGAGGCCGGGTTCGAGTCGGGGGCGCTGCCGTCGGCCTGGTGGATGCCCATCGCCTCGGCGGTCTTCTGGATGCCGCACAGGTCGAGCTGCTTCGCCATCGCGCCGAACGCGGTGTTGATGGACTCGACGGTCGCCGTCAGGACGCTCATCGTCGGGTCGACCAGCTCGGCGTTGGCGACCTGCCACGGCGGACCACCGAGCGGCGTGCACGAGTTCGTGAACTCCGACTGGGGGAAGGAGTGCTCGGTCGTCGAGACCGTCTGGGACAGGGTGTGCCCGGTCGCCAGCCAGTCGGCCAGGGTGAACACCTTGTACGTGGACCCCGTCGGGAACCCGCTCGAGCTGCCGACGGCCCGGTCGGCGTTGTAGTTCACGGCCGTCGCCCCGGCGGTCGGCGCGTCCGACTGCGTGTAGTCCGTGTTCTGGACCATGGAGAGCACCCGCCCGGTGCCCGGCTCGACGGTGACGTTCGCCCCGCCCGCGTCCACCCCGGCCATCGTCTTCGGCACGTACGAGGACAGCGCGGCCTGCGCGGTGTGCTGCAGGTCGAGGTCGAGCGAGGTGTGGATCGACAGGCCCTTCGTGTCGAGCGTCGCGATCCGGTCCGAGGCCGTCTTGCCGAAGGCCGGGTCGGCGAGCAGCTGCGACCGGACCGTGTCGCAGAAGTACCCCGCGTCGTACTGCGACGCGGCCGCCGAGCAGCCGTCCGCCGTCTCGGTGATCTTCGGCGTGATCGGGGTGGCGACGGCCTTCCGCAGCTCGGCTGCCGTGATGGCCCCGTGGGCGTGCATGCGGCGCAGGACGTAGTCACGACGGATCTTCGTCAGCCGGTACCCGTTCGCCGCGCCGTTCTTCGCGTCGTCGGGCTGGTCGATGCGCAGTTGCGACGGGTAGTTGAGGATCGCCACGAGCGTCGCGGACTGCACGAGCGACAGGTCCTTCGCGTGCACGCCGAAGTAGTAGTGCGCGCCGGCCTCCGCGCCGTAGACGCGGCCGCCGAGCCCGACGATGTTGAGGTACCCGGTCAGGATCTGGTCCTTCGTGTACTTCTTGTTCACCGCGACGGCGTACCGGATCTCCTGGAGCTTGCGCGCCTTCGACTGCCCGGCGACCTTGTGGTAGCACGCGGCGATCGCGGCGTCGGTGGCGTCGGCGTCCTTGCCGGTCAGCTGCTCGCACTGCTGCACGAGCACGTTCTTGACGTACTGCTGCGTGATGCTCGAACCGCCCTGGACACCCGCGTGCAGGGCGTCCGCGATGGCCGCCCGGATGGTGCCGATCACGTCGACCCCGCCCTCGTCGCGGAACCGCGGGTCCTCGGTGTCGATCGCGGCCTGCTTCAGGGTGTCGGCGATCTGCGCAGAGCTGACGTTCGTGCGGTTCTCGGCATAGAACGACGCGATCGGTACGTCCTTCCCGCCCTGCTTCGCGTAGACCGTCGACACCTGCTGCGGTGTCTGGATGTCGAGGTAGCTCGGCAGGTCCTCGAAGAACGACGCCGCTCCGGAGGCCCCCTCACCGGCGACCGCCACCGCCGGGGTCACCGCGACGGCGACCAGCAGGCCGGCGAGCGCGGACAGGACGACGAACATCAGGAAGGCCCCCGGCCACCGCGCGATTCGCATGGTCAGCACGGTAAGGAGCCGTGCTGGGCCCGCTCTGCTCCGGGCGGCCGCAGGACTGCGCAGCCCCACAGGAAGACCCACAGCCGTCGTCCTCCGGCACCCGACGGACCGCCGGGAGGCCCGGATCACCGGGCGGGGTGCGCTCCGGTCACGATCCGGTCACGTCTCGCGACGAGCGGCCTCCGCCGCTCAGTCACGCGGCTGGAGGTCCTGCGGGCGGACGAGGTACATGTCCGGCGTGGCCTGTACGACGCCGCTGCCGTCGCCGTCGCGGTCGTGTCGGTGCCCCTCCCGGACCAGGTCGCCCCGTCCGACCGCGATGAGCGCGACGTCGTGCAGGGACGCGGTCCCCGGCTTGAGGTAGTCGTTGTGGCCGAACGGCTGGCGGAAGAGGTCCCGGGCGGCGTCCGGGCCGGACCCGCGCACCAGGTCGAGCGTGGCTGCGCCGAAGGACGCCCGACCCGGGTCGGTCCCGAAGAAGCCCGTGCCGGCGACCGGGTCCCAGTGCGCCGAGCCGACGTACACCTCGCCCGGGGTGACGGCGAGCTGGCCGGCGCTGGTGACCGCGCTGCCCGGGGACCCGAGCATCGTGAGGCTGTCGACGTGGGTCCGGCCGGACGACAGCGCGATCATCGCCGTCGTGCTGCCGTACGAGTGCGCGACGACCCCGAGCCGCGGTTCGTGCCCCGTGCGGACCGACCGGATGCCGTCGAGGGTCCGGACGAGCCGGTCGGCGCCGAGGTGCGCGAGGTCGAGCGACATGAAGTCCGAGATGCCCGGCGTGCGGTAGCCCATCCACGCGAGGACGGCCACGCCCTCGCCGTCCGCCGGTGCCGCGACCGGGGCGAGGGTGGCCTGCTCCCGGTACACGTCGCCCGCGGTCGCTGTGAAGTCCGCCATCTGCCCGCCGACGGTGAAGAAGATGCCGGGCACGACCACCGAGACGTCCCCGGCCGAGCCGATGTCCCCGATCGAGATCGCGCACCGGCCGCTGCCCCGGGTGTCGAGCGTGACGAGGTACTTCCGCGGGTCCCCCGGCTGCTGCACGAGCGACTTCCGGACCTGTCCGAGCATCGCGGCGAGTGCGGTCGGGGCGTCCCGGTCGGCGAGCCGCTCGGCCAGCACCGCCCGGTTCGCGGCGTCCCGGACGTCGTACGGCACGCCGTCGAGGTTGCCGACCACGACCGGGGCGTCGTCGGTCAGGACCGTGCGGGACGCCGGGGTCAGGCCGCCCCACCAGGCGGAGACGAGCGCGGAGCTCGGCGGGTCGTCCATCGCCGTCGTCGCGATGCGTCCGTCCGCGTCGGCGGCCTGCAGCGTGCCCGGTCCGGCCGAGCCGAGGGCCTCCAACCAGGACCGGCCGGTGGCGTGCGCGAGCGGCTCGACCGGTGCGTGGTCGGCCACGGCCGGTGTCGGCACGGGCGGCGTGTGCCGGACCGGTGCCGCCCCGGGCTGATCAGCCGCGGTGCTGACGACGACGGCCGCGGGCACACCGGGTGCCTCGACCGCTCCGGACGAGTGCAACGAAGCGGCCAACAACGCCGCGGCGAAGATCAGCAAACGGGTCTCCCCCTGGAAGGCCAGCCTGTCGTTCCCCTGCAGACGACAGGTGATGCTCTGTCGAGTGTAAGGAGATCGGCCCTTCTGGGGTCATGCGTCCTGCAACTTGTCCCCCGATCTGGGGACGCCGGGGGGCGCGTCGCACCGGCCGGAAGCCGCTGCGCTGTGCAAGGGCCTACGCCGTCGTGTCCGTCTCGCCCGTCGTGTCCGTCCCGCCGGCGTCGGCCGCGGGGTCGCCGAGCGCCGCCGGTCCCTCGGTCACGAGCACCGCGAACTGTGCGGCGTCGATCACGCGGACGCCGAGCTGCTCCGCCTTCGTCAGCTTCGAACCCGCCCCGGGGCCCGCGGCGACGAAGTCGGTCTTCTTGCTGACGCTCGAGGCCGCTTTTCCGCCCGCGGCCATGATCGCCTCGAGCGCGCCCTCCCGGGTGAAGCCCTCGAGGGACCCGGTCGCCACGACGGTCACGCCGGACAGGACACCGCCGGCAGCCGTGGCCGCGCCGGGACCCGGGTGGTCGGGGGTGGTGAGCTGCACGCCGGCTGCCGTCCAGCGGTCGATGATCTCGCGGTGCCAGTCCACCTCGAACCAGTCGAGGAGCGCGTCGGCGATGATGCCCCCGACGCCGTCGACCGCGGCGAGGTCCTCGCGCGAGGACGACCGGATCGCGTCGAGCGACCCGAAGTGGTTCGCGAGTGCCCGGGCCGCGACCGGACCGACGTGCCGGATGTTCAGGCCGACCAGGATGCGCCACAGGGGTCGTGTCTTCGCGGCGTCGATGTTCGCGAGCATCTCGAACGCGTTCTTCGACGGGTAGCGGCTGGGCTCCCCCGTGTAGTCGGCGCCCCGGGCGTCCGGGTCGAACGGCGGGTCGGTCTTCTTGCGGGCGCGGCTGAACGGCGTGACGCGCTTCGGGGCGCCGCCGTCCTCGGTCTTCTCCATGCCGGTCTCGGCGTCGCGGACGATCACCTCGATCGGGACGATGTCCGCCATCGTCAGGTCGAACAGTCCTGCCTCGGTCACGAGCGGCGGCGTCTCCGGGAACACCGGCTGCGTCAGGGCGGCTGCGGCGACCTCTCCCAGGCCCTCGATGTCGAGCGACCCGCGGGAGGCGATGTGCTCGACCCGCCCCCGGACCTGCGCCGGGCAGCTCTCGGCGTTCGGGCAGCGGAGGTCGATGTCGCCCTCCTTCGCGGGGCGGAGCGGGGTGCCGCACTCGGGGCAGTCGGTCGGCATGACGAACTCGCGCTCGGTGCCGTCACGGAGCTCGACGACCGGGCCGAGGACCTCGGGGATGACGTCACCGGCCTTGCGGAGCACGACGGTGTCGCCGATCAGGACGCCCTTCGCCTTGACGACCTGCTGGTTGTGCAGCGTCGCCTGGCGCACGACCGACCCGGCGACCTCGGCCGGGGCCATCGCGGCGAACGGGGTGGCGCGGCCGGTCCGTCCGACGCTCACGACGATGTCGAGGAGCTTCGTGTGGACCTCCTCCGGCGGGTACTTGTACGCGATCGCCCAGCGCGGTGCACGCGAGGTCGACCCGAGCTCCTCGTGCAGCGCCAGGTCGTCGACCTTGATGACGATGCCGTCGATCTGGTGCTCGACCGCGGACCGTCGCTCGCCGTAGTCCTTCACGAAGGTCAGGACGTCCTCGACCGAGTCGAAGACACGGTGGTGCGTGCCGGTCGGCAGCCCCCACTCGTGCAACAGCTCGTAGACCTCGGACTGGGCGCGGACCTCGGTGTCGCGCTCGAGCTCGACGACCGGCCAGGCACCGATGCCGTGCACCAGCATCCGCAGTCGGCGCAGGCGGTCGACCATGAGCTCGCGCTTGGCCGGCGACTTGCCCTCCTCCTTCTGCCGGAGGGAGCCGGCGGCGGCGTTGCGCGGGTTCGCGAACACGCGCTCACCGGCGTCGCGCTGCCGGGCGTTGAGCTCGTCGAACTGCGCGACGGGGAAGAAGATCTCGCCGCGGACCTCCACCAGGGGCGGGTGCCCGCTGCCGGCGAGCCGGTCGGGGATGGTGCCCATGGTCCGCACGTTGCCGGTGACGTCCTCGCCGACGACCCCGTCCCCGCGCGTGGCGGCCGAGACCAGCCGACCGTGCTCGTACCGCAGGTTGATCGCCAGGCCGTCGATCTTGAGCTCGGTGAGGAACCGGACGCGCTCGGCGCCGGCGTCCCGCTGGACCTTGACCGCCCAGTCGGTCAGCTCCTCGGGGCTGAACACGTTGTCGAGGCTGAGCATGCGTTCGGCGTGCTCCACCGGCGCGAACTGCGTCGTCTGGGCCTGCCCGCCGACGGTCTGCGTCGGGCTGTCCTCGGTCAGCAGCTCGGGGAAGCGCTGCTCGATCGCGTCGAGCCGGCGCATCATCGCGTCGTACTCGGCGTCGGCGACGGGGGAACCGTTGCCCTCGTAGTAGGCGTGACGCAGCTCGGTGACACGGGCGCGGAGCCGGTCGACCTCCCGAGCGGCCTGCGCGGCGTCGAGTGCCGCGGGGTCGATGGTCTCGAAGGTGGCGTCCGTCTCGCTCATGCAGACAGTTCTACCGGGTCCCACCGACCTCGCTCGCAGCGGTGTCGCGGACGCCGGGCGGGTTCAGGCGGGGACCGGGGCCGCCGACACCGTCCGGTCGATGGTGCACTGGCCGAGCACGCGCGTGCCGACGTAGACCACCGCGGTCTGACCCGGGGCGACGCCGGACAGCGGCGCGTCCGGGTCGATCACCAGCGCGCCGTCCTCGATGCGGGCGGTCGCGGGCTCCGGGTCGGCGTGCGCACGGATCTGGACCTCGCAGCGGAACGGGGTCGCGGGGTCGGCCGGGGCCGATCCCGCCCAGGTGTACCGCGTGCCGGAGAGCGAGGCGACGTCGAGCGCCTCCTTCGGGCCGACCACGACCGTGTTGTCCTTCGGACGGATCTCGAGCACGAACCGCGGCTTGCCGTCCGCCGCCGGCCGGCCGAGGGCGAGGCCGCGGCGCTGCCCGACCGTGTAGCCGTGCGCGCCCTCGTGGGAGCCGACGACCGTGCCGTCACGCTCGACCACGTCGCCCGGGGCGCTGCCCACGCGGTCGGCGAGCCAGCCGCGGGTGTCGCCGTCCGGGATGAAGCAGATGTCGTACGAGTCCGGCTTCTGCGCCACGGTGAGCCCGCGCGCGGCGGCCTCGGCCCGGACCTCGTCCTTCGAGGGGGTCGCACCCAGGGGGAACATCGCGTGCCGGAGCTGCTCGGCCGTCAGCACACCGAGCACGTAGGACTGGTCCTTCGCCCACGCCGCGGACCGGTGCAGCTCGCGCTCGCCGTCCGGGCCGGTGACGATCGAGGCGTAGTGCCCCGTGCAGACCGCGTCGAACCCGAGGGCCAGCGCCTTCTCGAGCAGCGCGGCGAACTTGATCCGCTCGTTGCAGCGCATGCAGGGGTTCGGCGTCCGGCCGGCCTGGTACTCGGACACGAAGTCGTCGACGACGTCCTCCTTGAACCGCGCCGAGAAGTCCCACACGTAGTACGGGATGCCGAGGGCCGCGGCGGCGCGCTGGGCGTCCATCGAGTCCTCGATCGTGCAGCACCCGCGGCTGCCGGTGCGGAGCGTGCCCGGCATCCGGCTCAGCGCCAGGTGCACGCCGACGACGTCGTGGCCGGCCTCGACCGCCCTCGCCGCGGCCACGGCCGAGTCGACACCACCGCTCATCGCCGCCAGAACACGCATGCGTCCAGGGTAACTCCGACACGGCGTACCGTGGACGACGCGATGACGAGCTCCGACCGATGACCACGACCCCGCCCCGCGGCTCCTCCGACGCCTTCGACCTGCGCGGCGTCCTGCTGTCCGGGTTCCTGCCGGCGACGCTCTTCGCGATCGGCGAGGGCGCCATCATCCCGATCATCCCGATCGCGGCGGACTCCCTCGGGGCGAGCCTGGCGATCGCCGGCTTCGTGGCCTCGCTCATCCTGGTCGGCGAGCTCATCGGCGACGTGCCCTCCGGTGTCGTCGTCGCGAAGATCGGCGAGCGGAACGCGATGATCGGCGCCGCGGTCGTGTCGGTCGTCGGCCTGCTCGTCTGCACCGCGGCCCCGAACCCGGTCGTGCTGGCCGTCGGCGTCTTCCTGGTGGGGCTCTCGACCGCGGTGTTCGCCCTCGCCCGGCACGCCTACATGACCACCGCGATCCCCCTGCGGATCCGCGCCCGCGCCCTGTCCAGCCTCGGCGGCGTCTTCCGCTTCGGCTACTTCGTGGGTCCGTTCCTCGCCGCCGGCGTCGTGCACCTCACCGGGACGACGCAGAGCGCGTTCTGGGTGCACGTCGTGTGCTGTCTCGCCGCCGCCGTGGTGCTCCTCGTCATCCGCGACCCGGCGACCGGCGTGCGTGGTCTGCAGCGGCCGACCCGCGCCTCCCGTCCGGTCCCCGCACCCGCGGCGGAGGCGACCGGCGCGCTGCCCGGCGAGCAGTTCGTGCAGGCGGAGTCCGAAGGGCTCCTGCGCACCCTCCGCCAGCACCGGCAGGTCCTGGTGCGGCTGGGCAGCGGTGCCGCGCTCATCGGTGCGATGCGTGCCGGCCGTCAGGTGATCCTGCCGCTCTGGGCCGTGAGCGTCGGACTCGACGACTCCGCGGCCGCGCTCGTCATCGGCGTCGCAGGCGCGGTCGACTTCGCGCTGTTCTACACGAGCGGCTGGATCATGGACCGGTGGGGACGGCTCGCGAGCGCGCTCCCCTGCATGCTCGGCCTGAGCATCTGCTCCTTCCTGCTCGCCTGGAGCGGACACCTGGACGCCCGGGTCGGCTGGTTATTAGAGGTAGAGTTGATTTGTAAAGGAAAGAGTTAGGAGTAGGATAAGGATTAATTTTTAAAAAGAATTATAAAAAAGGAAATAAAGAGAAATGAAGAGAAGGAAGTATAAGTAAGAAGAGAAAGAAAAGAAGATGAGAAATTGATAAGAAGAAAAATGAAAGAATGAATGAGGATAAAGGTAAGAATGAAGATAGTAGAAAGGAAAGAAAGTAGGAATTAAAATAAAATAAAGAAAAAAAAAAAAAAGAAAAAAAGGGAGGGAAATTATAAGAAAGGTAGGAAGAGATGAGAAGAGAAAGGAGTAAGAAAGAGGAAAGAGTAGAATAAAAAAATATAGAAATATGGTTTATTTAAAAAATTTTGAAGTAGGAGAGTGGAAGGAAAGAATGAAATAAGATAAAATAGACAGATAAAAAAAAAAAATAGAAAGAGAATATCGAAAATCAGAAGAAAGTACTCCGAAAAAAAGAGTGATTTCAAAGAGATGAAAGAATAAAACGATCGGAAAATCGTACCGGCTCTCCTCTCGCCCTCGTCCGACGACCGGAAGAATGATGCACTCCGTCGCACTCGCCCTGATCCCCTGGCTGGATCCGCAGTACATCCTCGACCACTTCGGGGCGTTCGCCGTGCTCGTCGTCTGCGCGATCATCTTCGCCGAGACGGGCCTGCTGATCGGCTTCATCTTCCCGGGCGACAGCCTGCTCGTCATCACGGGCCTGTTCGCCTTCGACCGCGGCGGCCAGATCGGCGGCATCCCGATCTGGGTCGTCGCCCTGATGATCGGCGCTGCGGCGTTCATCGGCGGCGAGCTGGGGTACTACATCGGCAAGAAGGCCGGTCCGCCGATCTTCGAGCGCAAGGACAGCGGCCTGTTCTCGAAGGCGAACGTCGACCGGACGAACGCGTTCTTCCACAAGTACGGCGCACTCGCGGTGATCATGGCCCGCTTCGTGCCGGTCGTGCGGACGTTCGCCCCGATCGCCGCCGGTGTCGGGCGGATGAACTACAAGAAGTACTCGCTCTACAACGCCGTCGGTGCCGTGGTGTGGGGCGTCGGGGTGACGTTCCTCGGGTACTTCCTCGGGTACATCCCCGCGGTGGCGTACATCGTCCGCAACTACATCGACGTGATCCTCCTGGCCGCCGTCGTCGTCACGGTGGTCCCGGCCGTCATCACGTACTTCCGCAACGCTCGCAAGGCCAAGCAGACCGAGCAGCAGCAGCCGTAGCCCGAGGGCCGCGGAGCGTCGGGCCGCGAGGCCTCGGGCCTCGGGCCTCGGGCCTCGGGCCGCGGAGCCACGGCTGCGCCGAGGACCCGCGGCCGCGCCGCTACTCCGCTGCGCCCTCGAACCACTCGCGGACGATCGGCGCGATCCCCCGGAACGCCTTCGACCGGTGGCTCAGCGCGTTCTTCTCCGCTCGGGTCAACTGCGCCGCCGACCCCTCGGCGTCGTCCGGCAGGAACACCGGGTCGTAGCCGTGCCCGCCGTCCCCGATCGGCTCCGTGCCGACCTCACCGTTCCAGACCGCCTCGAACACGTGCTCCGTGCCCGAGGGGGTCACGAACGCCGCCGCGCACACGAACGCCGCGGTGCGCTCGACCACGCCCTCCAGGTTCTGCAGCAGCAGCGCGATGTTGTCCGCGTCCACCCGGGTGCCGGCGTACCGGGCGGAGTGGATGCCCGGCGCTCCGCCGAGCACGTCCACCGCGATGCCGGAGTCGTCGGCCAGGGCGGGCAGCCCGGTGTGCGCGACCGCGGCCCGGGCCTTGATGAGCGCGTTCGCCGCGTAGGTGTCGCCGTCCTCGACCGGCTCGGGGCCGTCGTACGCGACGAGCCCGACGCCGCCGAGGGCCTCGCCGAGGATCTCCCGCAGCTCGACGACCTTGCCCTGGTTGTGCGTCGCGAGGACGACCGTGCCGGTCACGAGGACAGCCCCAGCACCTCGCGCTGAACGGCGGCGAGCGA
The sequence above is drawn from the Curtobacterium sp. L6-1 genome and encodes:
- the gatA gene encoding Asp-tRNA(Asn)/Glu-tRNA(Gln) amidotransferase subunit GatA, whose amino-acid sequence is MTDDITTLSAAALADALVARDVSSVEATQAHLDRIAAVDGDVHAFLHVNQNAIAAAKSIDSRRAAGDDLGPLAGVPIAVKDVLCTQDMPTTSGSKILEGWVPPYDATPVAKLRRAGLVPLGKTNMDEFAMGSSTEFSAYGPTRNPWDLDRIPGGSGGGSAAAVAAHEAPIALGSDTGGSIRQPGAVTGTVGVKPTYGGVSRYGAIALASSLDQIGPVSRTVLDAALLHDVIGGHDPKDSTSLRQEWPSFAAAARDGLQADSLAGVRIGVVKELAGGEGFQAGVTQRFQETVALLESAGAVVVEIDAPSFAYAISAYYLILPAEASSNLAKFDSVRFGLRVTPEGGATVEDVMAATREAGFGPEVKRRIILGTYALSAGYYDAYYGSAQKVRTLVQRDFAAAFDQVDLLISPSAPTTAFKIGERIDDPLAMYLNDLTTIPANLAGVPGMSIPNGLAPEDSLPTGVQLMAPQREDARLYRVGAALERLLEQQWGAPLISRIPDLDAAQQSAAEEGVI
- the gatC gene encoding Asp-tRNA(Asn)/Glu-tRNA(Gln) amidotransferase subunit GatC produces the protein MPDITSEQVAYLANLARIALTPDEIEKMTEELSLIVDSVAKVTEVATPDVPATSHPVPLENVSRPDEVGETLTQEQALSGAPDSDGERFRVTAILGEEQ
- a CDS encoding transglycosylase domain-containing protein; its protein translation is MRIARWPGAFLMFVVLSALAGLLVAVAVTPAVAVAGEGASGAASFFEDLPSYLDIQTPQQVSTVYAKQGGKDVPIASFYAENRTNVSSAQIADTLKQAAIDTEDPRFRDEGGVDVIGTIRAAIADALHAGVQGGSSITQQYVKNVLVQQCEQLTGKDADATDAAIAACYHKVAGQSKARKLQEIRYAVAVNKKYTKDQILTGYLNIVGLGGRVYGAEAGAHYYFGVHAKDLSLVQSATLVAILNYPSQLRIDQPDDAKNGAANGYRLTKIRRDYVLRRMHAHGAITAAELRKAVATPITPKITETADGCSAAASQYDAGYFCDTVRSQLLADPAFGKTASDRIATLDTKGLSIHTSLDLDLQHTAQAALSSYVPKTMAGVDAGGANVTVEPGTGRVLSMVQNTDYTQSDAPTAGATAVNYNADRAVGSSSGFPTGSTYKVFTLADWLATGHTLSQTVSTTEHSFPQSEFTNSCTPLGGPPWQVANAELVDPTMSVLTATVESINTAFGAMAKQLDLCGIQKTAEAMGIHQADGSAPDSNPASVLGTNPLSPIDLAEAYAGFANGGVVCTPTTIDRVTTAEGGTIRPTPSTCTRGVSAEVAGTVDFALQGVLSGRGTAATANPGDAVPKFAKTGTTDGDEQNWLIASTTKYTNATWVGNVQGHVRLAQWPFLQGTTGYSAKFGIGKQLMTYLDGTYSGGALPAPDQALIGSAPKASPAPSTGAQQGAQTPAPAGRDAAAQGAAGQGAVGQGGAGQGAAGQATAGQPAAGQGGSGQGGSGQGGSGQAGPGATAPGGAAAPAGGGGGSGR
- a CDS encoding alpha/beta hydrolase, which translates into the protein MLIFAAALLAASLHSSGAVEAPGVPAAVVVSTAADQPGAAPVRHTPPVPTPAVADHAPVEPLAHATGRSWLEALGSAGPGTLQAADADGRIATTAMDDPPSSALVSAWWGGLTPASRTVLTDDAPVVVGNLDGVPYDVRDAANRAVLAERLADRDAPTALAAMLGQVRKSLVQQPGDPRKYLVTLDTRGSGRCAISIGDIGSAGDVSVVVPGIFFTVGGQMADFTATAGDVYREQATLAPVAAPADGEGVAVLAWMGYRTPGISDFMSLDLAHLGADRLVRTLDGIRSVRTGHEPRLGVVAHSYGSTTAMIALSSGRTHVDSLTMLGSPGSAVTSAGQLAVTPGEVYVGSAHWDPVAGTGFFGTDPGRASFGAATLDLVRGSGPDAARDLFRQPFGHNDYLKPGTASLHDVALIAVGRGDLVREGHRHDRDGDGSGVVQATPDMYLVRPQDLQPRD
- the ligA gene encoding NAD-dependent DNA ligase LigA; translation: MSETDATFETIDPAALDAAQAAREVDRLRARVTELRHAYYEGNGSPVADAEYDAMMRRLDAIEQRFPELLTEDSPTQTVGGQAQTTQFAPVEHAERMLSLDNVFSPEELTDWAVKVQRDAGAERVRFLTELKIDGLAINLRYEHGRLVSAATRGDGVVGEDVTGNVRTMGTIPDRLAGSGHPPLVEVRGEIFFPVAQFDELNARQRDAGERVFANPRNAAAGSLRQKEEGKSPAKRELMVDRLRRLRMLVHGIGAWPVVELERDTEVRAQSEVYELLHEWGLPTGTHHRVFDSVEDVLTFVKDYGERRSAVEHQIDGIVIKVDDLALHEELGSTSRAPRWAIAYKYPPEEVHTKLLDIVVSVGRTGRATPFAAMAPAEVAGSVVRQATLHNQQVVKAKGVLIGDTVVLRKAGDVIPEVLGPVVELRDGTEREFVMPTDCPECGTPLRPAKEGDIDLRCPNAESCPAQVRGRVEHIASRGSLDIEGLGEVAAAALTQPVFPETPPLVTEAGLFDLTMADIVPIEVIVRDAETGMEKTEDGGAPKRVTPFSRARKKTDPPFDPDARGADYTGEPSRYPSKNAFEMLANIDAAKTRPLWRILVGLNIRHVGPVAARALANHFGSLDAIRSSSREDLAAVDGVGGIIADALLDWFEVDWHREIIDRWTAAGVQLTTPDHPGPGAATAAGGVLSGVTVVATGSLEGFTREGALEAIMAAGGKAASSVSKKTDFVAAGPGAGSKLTKAEQLGVRVIDAAQFAVLVTEGPAALGDPAADAGGTDTTGETDTTA